A stretch of DNA from Gemmatimonas sp. UBA7669:
CGGTGACACGGGCGTGCTGCGCGTCATCACCACGCTGGGTGTGGAGCAGGAGTTCTTCCTCATCGATCGCGGCCACTTCGCGCTGCGCCCCGACCTCGTCATGGCCGGACGCAGCCTCGTGGGCGCGCCGCCGCCACGCGGTCAGCAGCTCGAAGACCACTACTTCGGTGGCATCCCCGAGCGAGTGCAGGCCTGCATTGCCGAAGTCGAGCAGGAGCTCTACAAGCTCGGTGTGCCCATCTGCACGCGGCACAACGAAGTGGCGCCGTCGCAGTTCGAAATGGCGCCCATCTTCGAAGACTCCGAAGTGGCGGTGGACCACAACCACCTCGTCATGGCCATCCTGCGCAAGGTCGCGCTGCGCCATGGCCTGCAGGCGCTCATTCATGAGAAGCCCTTCGCCGGCATCAACGGCTCGGGCAAGCACTGCAACTGGTCCATGGCCATCGTGGCCGACAACGCGCTCGACGGCACGAACCTGCTCAAGCCCGGCAAGACGCCGCATCAGAACCTGCGCTTCCTGCTGTTCCTGGCGGCCGTGCTGAAGGGTGTGCACAAGCACGCCGGTCTGCTGCGCGCGGGCATCGCGGTCACGGGCAACGAACATCGCCTCGGCGCCAACGAAGCGCCGCCGGCCATCATCTCGGCCTTCCTTGGCAAGGGTCTCACGCAGGTCGTCGAAGACATCGCCGCCGGCAAGACGTCGGCGTCCAGCGCCGAGCAGGCCATGCTCAAGCTGGGTGTGGCCAAGCTGCCCGAGGTCGAGCAGGACAACACCGACCGCAACCGCACGTCGCCGTTTGCGTTCACGGGCGCCAAGTTCGAGTTCCGCGCCGTGGGTTCGTCGCAGAACATCGCCTTCCCCGTCATGCTGCTGCAGGCGGCAGTGGCCGAGGCCATCGGCGAGATCACGGCCGAACTGAAGAAGGAAATCGCGAGCGCCAAGAGCGTGGATGACGCGGTGCTCAAGGTGGCCAAGAAGGCCTTCAAGGAGAGCACGCCGGTGCGCTTCGAGGGCAACAACTACTCCGACGAGTGGGTGGTGGAGGCCAAGCAGCGCGGCCTGCTCAACCTGCGCCGGACGCCGGAAGCGCTGGAGCAGCTCACCACGAAGGGCGCCAAGAGCCTCTTCAAGGACACGGGCATTCTCACCGACGTGGAGCTCGAGAGCCGCTACCATGTGCGCCTCGAGCGCTACATCAAGGACATGCTCATCGAGCTGCACACGCTGCAGCAGATGGTGGACACGCAGGTGCTGCCGGCGGCCTACGGCTACATCGGCTCGCTGGCCGGCACGGCGGGTCAGGGTGCGGCGGCAGGCATCAACATGCAGCCCATCGTCGACGCGGCCAACGCGACCAGCAAGCTCGTGGCCACGCTGCAGAAGAAGCGTGCCGAGCTGGCCAAGGTGATTGCCAAGGCCGAGCACATGCACGACGACGCGGCCGCCCAGGCGCAGTACATCACGAGCACGGGCGCCGAGATCATGGCCGAAGTGCGTGAGGCCTCGGACGCGCTGGAGATGAGCATCGGCGACGAACACTGGCCGCTGCCGCGCTACCGCGAAATGCTGTTCCCGGTGTAAGGCCAAGACTCGCGTAAGGGCCTTCGCCCTCTACGCAGTCTACCGTGGGTTGTGAGTGTGAGTGGTGCCGCACCATGCACCACTCACACCCACAGCTCAGAGCCCAAAGCCCACAGCAGTGGATGGCCGACTGCAGTTTTTCTTACCGCAGTTCCTCTTTGAGCTTCTGCGCAAATCTCCGACTCATCACCACCGGCTCCCGCTGCCCTCTCAGCCACACCTGGTAGCTGCGCGGCATGTGCTCGGCAATGCGCTCCACC
This window harbors:
- a CDS encoding glutamine synthetase III, whose amino-acid sequence is MATNNSSRMAVMREITNRAPRLTSRPEENGVQSPTSAWFGMNTFGLRQMRAKLPKDVYKKLAASIRLGKKLDSDIAPVVAQVIKEWAISRGVTHFTHWFQPQTGLTAEKHDAFLNFDEAGLPIETFTGEQLIQSEPDASSFPSGGLRATWEARGYTAWNPASPVFISETGGVKYLCIPSVFIGYNGEALDEMTPLLRSCDVLSARATELLSLIGDTGVLRVITTLGVEQEFFLIDRGHFALRPDLVMAGRSLVGAPPPRGQQLEDHYFGGIPERVQACIAEVEQELYKLGVPICTRHNEVAPSQFEMAPIFEDSEVAVDHNHLVMAILRKVALRHGLQALIHEKPFAGINGSGKHCNWSMAIVADNALDGTNLLKPGKTPHQNLRFLLFLAAVLKGVHKHAGLLRAGIAVTGNEHRLGANEAPPAIISAFLGKGLTQVVEDIAAGKTSASSAEQAMLKLGVAKLPEVEQDNTDRNRTSPFAFTGAKFEFRAVGSSQNIAFPVMLLQAAVAEAIGEITAELKKEIASAKSVDDAVLKVAKKAFKESTPVRFEGNNYSDEWVVEAKQRGLLNLRRTPEALEQLTTKGAKSLFKDTGILTDVELESRYHVRLERYIKDMLIELHTLQQMVDTQVLPAAYGYIGSLAGTAGQGAAAGINMQPIVDAANATSKLVATLQKKRAELAKVIAKAEHMHDDAAAQAQYITSTGAEIMAEVREASDALEMSIGDEHWPLPRYREMLFPV